The Streptomyces sp. NBC_00102 genome segment GTACCGCGGCTCCTTCGGTGACGAGTGGGGCGCGAAGCACCCGTTCCAGACCGGCCAGGTCGCGATGCAGCTGGACGGCGAGTGGCGGCTCGGCATGGCCGAGGAGGCGAAGACGGACTTCGAGATCGGGGTCGCGCCGATGCCGGTCGCCGACGACGAGGCCGACACCTACGGCAAGGGCTTCCTCTCCGGCACGATCATGGGCATCGCGCCCGCCAGCAAGAAGCAGAACGCCGCGTGGGAGCTGGTGAAGTTCATGACCAGCGACACGCAGGCGGTGGTCGACTTCGCCAACGGCATCAAGAACGTGCCCTCCACCTTCGAGGCGCTGAAGTCCCCCGACCTGAAGTTCGACCCGCGCTTCAAGACCTTCCTGGACATCGCGCAGAACCCGCACTCCAACACCCCCGACGGGGCGGTCAACGGCTCGACGTACCAGCAGACCCTCCAGGACTTCGGCTACCAGTACGAGAAGGGCTCGGTGAAGGACCTCCAGGCCGGTCTGGAGAAGACCGCGGCGCAGATCGACACCGACATCGCCAAGGCCAAGTAGCCCACGATGACCACGTACACACTCCGCTCCAAGCGCCGCAGGTCGGCGCTGCGCACGGTGGCCTTCCTGTCGCCCTGGCTCATCGGGTTCTGCTTCTTCTTCGCGTACCCGATGGTCTCGACGGTCTACTTCTCCTTCACGAAGTACGACGGGTTCGGGGCGCCGGTCTTCAACGGGCTGACGAACTGGACGTACGTCTTCACCGACTACCCGATGTTCTGGCCGTCGCTGCGCAACACCCTCTGGCTGGTGATCGTCATGGTCACCTGCCGGGTGGTGTTCGGCCTCGGCATCGGGCTGCTGATCACCCGGATCAAGACCGCCACCGGGGTCTTCCGCACCCTCTTCTACCTGCCCTACCTCGCGCCGCCGGTGGCCGCGACCCTCGCCTTCGTCTTCCTGCTCAACCCCGGTACCGGGCCGGTCGACTCGATCCTGGGCGATCTCGGACTGCCGACGCCCGGCTGGTTCAACGACGCGACCTGGTCCAAGCCGGCACTGACGATGCTCGCGGTCTGGGGCATCGGCGACCTGATGGTGATCTTCATGGCCGCGCTGCTGGACGTGCCCGCCGAGCAGTACGAGGCGGCCGAGCTGGACGGCGCCTCCGCCTGGCAGCGGTTCCGCTTCGTGACGCTGCCGAACATCTCGCCCATCGTGATGTTCGCCGTGGTCACCGGGGTCATCCAGGCGATGCAGTACTACACGCAGCCGCTGGTGGCGGGGAAGGTGGCCTCGGGCGTGATCGGCGGCTCCGGCCAGTCCTTCGAGCCCGGCTACCCCGACAAGTCGACCCTGACGCTCCCCCAGCTCGTCTACAACCTCGGCTTCCAGCGCTTCGACTACGGCTCCGCCTGCGTCGTCGCCCTGGTCCTGTTCGCCCTGGCCATGGCCTTCACCGCACTGCTGATGCGGGGCCGCAACAACCTCGTCCAGGCCGGTGACTGACTCATGACACAGCTCCTCGACACCCCGGGCACCCCCGGCTCCCCCGCCGGGACAGTCCGTACCGCACGTACGGCCGCCGAACGCACCGCCCGCCGCAAGGCGCTGCTGCGGTGGATCGCGGTGCACTCGCTCGGCGTCGCCGCCGCGCTGTTCTTCGTCCTCCCGCTGGTCTTCGTGGCTCTGACCTCGCTGATGAGCGACCAGCAGGCGCTGACCCGCGACCTCACCCCCGACACCTGGGAGTGGGAGAACTACCGGCGGGTCTTCGACACCCCCGGCTTCCTCACCTGGTGGCGCAACACCCTGCTCTACGCGGGCGTCGGCACCGTGCTGACCGTGGTGTCCTCGGTGCCCGTCGCCTACGCGCTCGCGAAGTTCCGCTTCAAGGGCCGCAAGCTGTCGCTGATGCTGGTCATCTCGATGATGATGCTGCCGCCGCAGGTCGTGATCATCCCGATGTACCTGTTCTGGGCCAAGCAGGTGGACCTCTCCGGGACGCTCTGGCCGCTGATCATCCCGATGGCCTTCGGCGACGCCTTCTCCATCTTCCTGCTGCGCCAGTTCCTACTGACCATCCCGGACGAGTACCTGGACGCGGCGCGGATCGACGGCTGCGGCGAACTGCGCACCCTGCTGCGGGTGGTGCTGCCGATGGCCAAGCCGGGCATCGCCGCCATCGCGCTGTTCCAGTTCTTCGCCGCCTGGAACGACTACTTCGGGCCGCAGATCTACGCCTCCGAGAACCCGGCCGCCTGGACGCTCAGTTACGGCCTGGAGTCCTTCAAGGGCGCACACCACACCGACTGGAACCTGACCATGGCCGCGACCGTTCTGGTCATGGCCCCCGTGATCGCCGTCTTCTTCTTCGCGCAGAAGGCATTTGTCGAGGGCGTCACACTGACCGGAGTGAAGGGCTGAAATGAAGCTCGCAGTAGTGGGTGGCGGGTCCACCTACACCCCCGAACTGATCGACGGGTTCGCCCGTCTGCGGGACACGCTGCCGATCGAGGAGCTCGTGCTCGTCGACCCGGCGGCCGACCGTCTCGAACTCGTGGGCGGCCTCGCCCGGCGGATCTTCGCCAAGCAGGGCCACCCCGGCACCATCACCACCACCTCCGACCTGGACGCCGGGGTGGAGGGCGCCGACGCGGTCCTGCTCCAGCTGCGCGTCGGCGGGCAGGCCGCACGCAACCAGGACGAGACCTGGCCGCTGGAGTGCGGCTGCGTCGGCCAGGAGACCACCGGCGCCGGCGGCCTCGCCAAGGCGCTGCGCACCGTGCCGGTCGTGCTGGACATCGCCGAGCGGGTGCGCCGCACCAACCCGGACGCCTGGATCATCGACTTCACCAACCCGGTGGGCATCGTCACCCGGGCGCTGCTCCAGGCAGGCCACAAGGCCGTCGGCCTCTGCAACGTGGCCATCGGCTTCCAGCGCAAGTTCGCCCGGCTGCTGGACGTCTCCCCCGCCGAGGTGCACCTCGACCACGTCGGGCTGAACCACCTCTCCTGGGAGCTCGGCGTCCGCCTCGGCGGCCCCGAGGGCGAGAACGTGCTGCCGAGGCTGCTGACCGAGCACGGCGCGGCCATCGCCGCCGACCTGCACATGCCGCGCGAGATCGTGGACCGGCTCGGTGTGGTCCCCTCGTACTACCTGCGGTACTTCTACTCCCACGACGAGGTCGTCCGGGAGCTCGGCACCAAGCCGTCCCGGGCCGCCGAGGTCGCCGCGATGGAGAAGGAACTCCTCGCGATGTACGGCGACCCGAAGCTGGACGAGAAGCCCGCGCTGCTCGCCAAGCGCGGCGGCGCCTTCTACTCCGAGGCGGCCGTCGACCTGGCGTCCTCGCTGCTCGGCGGGGGCGACGCCACCGTGCAGGTGGTCAACACCCGCAACAACGGCACCCTGCCGTTCCTCCCCGACGACGCGGTGATCGAGACGCAGGCCCGGGTCGACGGCTCCGGCGCCGTCCCGCTCGCGGTGCCGGCCCTGGACCCGCTGTACTCCGGGCTGATCGCCCAGGTCACCGCGTACGAGGACCTGGCGCTGAAGGCGGCCCTGCACGGCGGCCGGGACCGCGTCTTCAAGGCGCTGCTCGCGCACCCGCTGGTCGGACAGTACGAGTACGCCGAGGGCCTCACGGACCGGCTGATCGCGCACAACCGGGAGCACCTCGCGTGGGCGTGAACGCTTCGGTCCTCGCCATCGACGCGGGGAACAGCAAGACCGACGTGGCACTGATCGGTGAGGACGGCACGGTGCTCGGCACGGCCCGGGGCGGCGGTTTCCAGCCGCCCGTCGTCGGGATACCGGCCGCGCTGGACATGCTCGCCGCCGCCGTGGAGGGGGCGTACGCCTCGGCCGGCGGGACGGTCGGAGGGCCGGCCGCGCACGTGTCGGCCTGCCTCGCCAACGCCGACCTCCCGGTGGAGGAGGAGGAGTTGACGGCCGCACTGCTCGACCGCGGCTGGGCTCCGTCGGTCGAGGTGCGCAACGACACCTTCGCCGTTCTGCGCGCCGGGGTGGACGAGCCCCGGGGCGTCGCCGTGGTCTGCGGCGCCGGGATCAACTGCGTCGGCATGCTCCCGGACGGCCGTACCGCCCGCTTCCCCGCGATCGGCCGGATGTCCGGCGACTGGGGCGGCGGTTCGGGGCTCGCCGAGGAGGCGATGTGGTTCGCCGCCCGCGCCGAGGACGGCCGGGGCGAGCCGACCGAGCTGGCCCGGGCGCTCCCCGCGCACTTCGGGCTCGGTTCGATGTACGAGCTGATCGAGGCACTGCACCGGGAGCACATCCCGTACGAGCGGCGGCACGAGCTGACCCCGGTGCTCTTCGCGACGGGCGCGGCCGGTGACCCGGTGGCGCGCGCGGTGGTGGACCGGCTCGCGGACGAGGTCGTCGCGATGGCCACGGTGGCGCTGGACCGGCTGGACCTGCTGGAGGAGCACGTTCCGGTGATTCTCGGCGGCAGCGTGCTGGCTGCCCGGCACCGGGACCTGGACATCCGGATCGCCTCGCTGCTGGCGGCCCGCGCACCCCGGGCCCGGATCCGCGTGGTGGCCCAACAGCCTGTGCTGGGGGCCGCGTTGCTGGGCCTGGACCACACGGGGGCGGCGCCCGAGGCGCACGCCAGGCTGCGCGCCCAGTACGCCTGAGGGGCGTGCGGCCGGGCCGCCGCCGAAGCGTCCTCGCGTCAACTCCCGTACAACGGCGTACGGGAGCCCGCCGCCCGCGGGAACCGATCAACGGCCCCGATCGTGTTCACACCGGGGGAATCGGTTCGGTACGGGGCGGCCGCGGGTCGGGGATGCCGGGTTGCCGGCGCCGCCGCCCGCCGCCCTCCCGGCCCTTGGATCCAGGTATTCCTGGTGGATGCCGGTCCCTGCGGCCATACTTCAGGCCGGGCGCCACTCCCCCGATCGGCCGGGGGCGACGGCGCCGACAGTGACCGAGGGGGAAGTCGAGTGACACACCCGCCGATCGGGGGCCCGCCGCGGCAGCACGGAGCGGCGCAGGTGTCCGGCGTGCCCGCGCAGCGGCGCGGGGCGGTGTCCGCCTCCGTGGGACGACGGCTGCGCGGCGCCGCGACGACCGAGCCCGGGCGGCTGCGGATCGTCGGAGCCGTACTCGCCCTGCTCGTCGTGGCGTTCGGGGCGGTGACCGCGGTGGAGGCCGCCGGGCGGGCCGCCGCCGCGGACGACGTGGTGAGCCGCAGCCAGCCGCTGAGCGCGGACGCCGCGGCCGTCTACCGCTCGCTCGCCGACGCGGACACGATGGCGGCGAGCGGCTTCCTCGCGGGCACCGAGGAGCCGGCGAACGTCCGCGCCCAGTACGAGAAGGACATCCAGAACGCCTCCCGGCTGCTGGTCAAGGCGGCGGCGAACACGGAGGCCACCACCTCCTCCGGCCGCGAGATCCGCACGATGAACGAACTCCTCCCGGTCTACACCGGCCTGGTCGAGCGGGCCCGCGCCAACAACCGCCTCGGGCTTCCGCTGGGCGGTGCCTACCTCAGGTACGCCAACCAGAAGATGAGCGGCGAACTCCTGCCCGCGGCGGAGCGGTTGTACACGGCGGAGACCGGCCGGCTCGACGCCGACCAGCGTGACGCCCGGCAGTGGCCGCTGATCGCCATCGCCGCCGGATTCATGGCCCTGACCGTGCTGGTCTGGGCCCAGCGCCGCGACTACCGCCGGACCCACCGGGTCTTCAACCGCGGGCTGCTCGCCGCGACGGCCGCGACCGCGGCCGTGCTGGTGTGGCTGGTCGTCGGCCAGACCCTGGCCAGGACCGAACTGCACCACGCCATGGCGAACGGCCAGGCCTCGCTCGACGTGCTGAACGACGCGCGGATCGCCTCCCTGAAGGCGCGCGCCAACGAGAACCTCACCCTGGTCGCCCGGGGCGCGGTGCTCACCGAGGACGGCTCCGCCGACCAGTACCAGACCGACTACACGGCGGAGATGGACGCGCTCCGCACGGAGCTGGGCAAGGCGGGGAAGCTGGCGGACGACGCCTCCGGGAGCACCCCGGTGGCGACCGCCGTCAGCAGTGTGTCGGAGTGGCAGAAGCGCCACGCCGACGCCCGGAAGACCGACGACGGCGGCGACTACGAAGGCGCGCTCGCCCTGGTCATCGGGGCGAAGGGCTCCACCGGCGAGTGTTTCTCGAAGGTGGACGCAGCGCTGGAGACGGCCCTGGCCCACGAACAGAAGCAGTTCGACGCGGCGGCCGGCCGGGGGCGCGGCGCGCTGGGCGGGCTGCCGGTCGGCGCGGCGGCCCTGGCGGTACTGGCGGCGGTCGCCGCGATCACCGGGACCGGCCGGAGACTCGGGGAGTACCGGTGAACGGGCGCGTACCGGCCACGGAGCCGGCGGAGGGAAGAGCGGTGGGAGGGGGAGCGATGGCACGGACACGTACCGGCGGGAGCAGGCTGCGCGGCTGGGGCGGGGTGACGGCCATGGCCGTGGCCTGCGTGCTCACCGCCCTGTTCGCCCTGCTGCCGCTGACGCACGGGGCCGACGGCTCCTCGTCCGCCGCCCCGGGACCGGGCGCGGCCCCGGCCACCCAGGTGCGCGCGGACACCTGCGACAAGCCGGAGGCGAGCCTGCCGCCGTCCCGGAACGACGGGCCGGGGGTCGCACGGATCAAGGAGCGCGGCAAGCTCATCGCCGGGGTGGACCAGAACAGTTACCGCTGGGGTTACCGCAATCCGGCGACCGGCAAGCTGGAGGGGTTCGACATCGACCTCGTCCGGGCCATCGCCCAGGACATCCTCGGCGACTCCTCCAAGGTGGTCTTCCGGGCCATCCCGACCAGCCAGCGGATCGCGGCGCTGGAGAGCGGCCGGGTCGACGTGGTGGTGCGGACGATGACGATCAACTGCGCCCGGCTGAAGCAGGTCGCCTTCTCCACCGCCTACTTCCAGGCGGGCCAGCAGGTGCTCGCCCCGGTGACCTCCGACATCTCCGGGTACAACGCCTCGCTGCGCGGCAAGCGGGTCTGCACCGCCGAGGGTTCCACCGCGTACGAGGCCCTGAAGGCGCGGTCGTTCGGCGCGGCCTTCGAGGACGCGCACGACGGCACCGCCGGGGACGAGGACCTGCTGACCGTCCCCAGC includes the following:
- a CDS encoding carbohydrate ABC transporter permease, with product MTTYTLRSKRRRSALRTVAFLSPWLIGFCFFFAYPMVSTVYFSFTKYDGFGAPVFNGLTNWTYVFTDYPMFWPSLRNTLWLVIVMVTCRVVFGLGIGLLITRIKTATGVFRTLFYLPYLAPPVAATLAFVFLLNPGTGPVDSILGDLGLPTPGWFNDATWSKPALTMLAVWGIGDLMVIFMAALLDVPAEQYEAAELDGASAWQRFRFVTLPNISPIVMFAVVTGVIQAMQYYTQPLVAGKVASGVIGGSGQSFEPGYPDKSTLTLPQLVYNLGFQRFDYGSACVVALVLFALAMAFTALLMRGRNNLVQAGD
- a CDS encoding carbohydrate ABC transporter permease, which codes for MTQLLDTPGTPGSPAGTVRTARTAAERTARRKALLRWIAVHSLGVAAALFFVLPLVFVALTSLMSDQQALTRDLTPDTWEWENYRRVFDTPGFLTWWRNTLLYAGVGTVLTVVSSVPVAYALAKFRFKGRKLSLMLVISMMMLPPQVVIIPMYLFWAKQVDLSGTLWPLIIPMAFGDAFSIFLLRQFLLTIPDEYLDAARIDGCGELRTLLRVVLPMAKPGIAAIALFQFFAAWNDYFGPQIYASENPAAWTLSYGLESFKGAHHTDWNLTMAATVLVMAPVIAVFFFAQKAFVEGVTLTGVKG
- a CDS encoding 6-phospho-beta-glucosidase encodes the protein MKLAVVGGGSTYTPELIDGFARLRDTLPIEELVLVDPAADRLELVGGLARRIFAKQGHPGTITTTSDLDAGVEGADAVLLQLRVGGQAARNQDETWPLECGCVGQETTGAGGLAKALRTVPVVLDIAERVRRTNPDAWIIDFTNPVGIVTRALLQAGHKAVGLCNVAIGFQRKFARLLDVSPAEVHLDHVGLNHLSWELGVRLGGPEGENVLPRLLTEHGAAIAADLHMPREIVDRLGVVPSYYLRYFYSHDEVVRELGTKPSRAAEVAAMEKELLAMYGDPKLDEKPALLAKRGGAFYSEAAVDLASSLLGGGDATVQVVNTRNNGTLPFLPDDAVIETQARVDGSGAVPLAVPALDPLYSGLIAQVTAYEDLALKAALHGGRDRVFKALLAHPLVGQYEYAEGLTDRLIAHNREHLAWA
- a CDS encoding N-acetylglucosamine kinase; translated protein: MGVNASVLAIDAGNSKTDVALIGEDGTVLGTARGGGFQPPVVGIPAALDMLAAAVEGAYASAGGTVGGPAAHVSACLANADLPVEEEELTAALLDRGWAPSVEVRNDTFAVLRAGVDEPRGVAVVCGAGINCVGMLPDGRTARFPAIGRMSGDWGGGSGLAEEAMWFAARAEDGRGEPTELARALPAHFGLGSMYELIEALHREHIPYERRHELTPVLFATGAAGDPVARAVVDRLADEVVAMATVALDRLDLLEEHVPVILGGSVLAARHRDLDIRIASLLAARAPRARIRVVAQQPVLGAALLGLDHTGAAPEAHARLRAQYA
- a CDS encoding glutamate ABC transporter substrate-binding protein, which encodes MARTRTGGSRLRGWGGVTAMAVACVLTALFALLPLTHGADGSSSAAPGPGAAPATQVRADTCDKPEASLPPSRNDGPGVARIKERGKLIAGVDQNSYRWGYRNPATGKLEGFDIDLVRAIAQDILGDSSKVVFRAIPTSQRIAALESGRVDVVVRTMTINCARLKQVAFSTAYFQAGQQVLAPVTSDISGYNASLRGKRVCTAEGSTAYEALKARSFGAAFEDAHDGTAGDEDLLTVPSQLDCLVRLQLGEVDAVVTDNALAAGQVAQDPTVELKGGPFTTEYYGVATKLGSDDLVARVNQVLADYRSGGAGSPWMRSYRTWLEAGLPGITAPPAPTYRSN